One part of the Ranitomeya imitator isolate aRanImi1 chromosome 10, aRanImi1.pri, whole genome shotgun sequence genome encodes these proteins:
- the LOC138651557 gene encoding axin-related protein-like, with product MSSAGVLTCMPDSGRIFRETSLRPPVPGQETKTYKTEKFAMDPHHYEQPTKYKDDSLREAEGCVAQDTRFSRWGRSLNLLLDDQDGATLFRMYLDRRGLVDLLSFWFACNGFRAMDPAEPKTSKTAKAIYRYYVQNSQSVSGRLKPSTRVHVKDCVKNQLLNKTVFDQAQQEIQKAMEQEAFPSFLQSDICREYAHTFEDSPTPDSPGPGLPTLAEEEEFNGLPHTSFGSGTMGKLNRAFTRAPPRSQRTNVQKTELTYQYYAPAASINDSEISSDALTEDSMSVTDSSVDGVPPYRFKQREIHRSVSANGQVPLPFVPRTMRPPPEMMPSSPAEFAAKLTLALEKAKREREAEERLQEKLQRLKEEEDKPEYDLPASSQEALPAAPIEDDPQSILDDHVSRVLKTPANLSPRSQSPFNQRKAKVQGTFGKGQSLTSSHLRPKASPGMEMPVIQNGEQRGSVSSQGTRNYRKAEGCVPPHKMEDGNSPLCLTTPLSPEQEVERSQSVLQWVLDSAKMMKKHNRDTNTSISHCPEVKKTSHRTASQPAHLFLQDTSMPPLTAPNTLDQLEEARRRLVEDKRVPKLHKNRCVQSATLKEKGKAVENVSSSGFSTMKLSEELKSAKKMNSDQGQGGLAIVYYFCGERIPYMIRTREPSLTLQEFKELLSKKGSYKYYFKKESQEFECNAVFQEISEEDAVLPLYEEKIICKVERAC from the exons ATGAGTTCTGCTGGGGTGCTGACCTGTATGCCAGACTCGGGACGGATATTCAGGGAGACCTCATTGCGCCCACCAGTGCCAGGCCAGGAGACTAAAACTTACAAG ACTGAGAAGTTTGCAATGGACCCTCATCACTATGAGCAACCAACGAAATACAAAGACGATTCACTTCGAGAAGCGGAAGGTTGTGTCGCGCAAGATACTCGTTTTTCACGATGGGGTCGGTCCTTGAATTTGCTTCTGGATGATCAGGATGGGGCAACACTTTTTCGTATGTACCTGGATCGTCGGGGGCTAGTGGATCTTCTAAGTTTCTGGTTTGCTTGTAATGGCTTTCGAGCTATGGACCCAGCAGAACCCAAAACCTCAAAGACCGCTAAAGCCATCTATCGCTATTATGTACAAAATAGCCAATCTGTTTCTGGGCGTTTAAAGCCGTCCACACGGGTCCATGTTAAGGACTGCGTCAAGAACCAACTACTCAATAAAACGGTGTTTGACCAGGCGCAACAGGAGATCCAAAAGGCCATGGAGCAGGAGGCCTTTCCTTCTTTTTTGCAGTCTGATATATGCAGGGAATATGCTCACACTTTTGAAGACAGTCCAACCCCTGATAGCCCAGGGCCTGGACTTCCAACTCTGGCTGAAGAAGAGGAATTCAATGGATTACCGCACACTTCTTTTGGGTCGGGCACCATGGGTAAACTAAACCGTGCCTTCACGCGAGCACCACCAAGAAGCCAAAG gaCGAACGTTCAAAAAACAGAGTTGACATATCAGTACTATGCTCCTGCAGCTAGCATAAATGACAGTGAGATTTCAAGCGATGCATTAACCGAAGACAGTATGTCCGTCACCGATAGTAGCGT AGATGGAGTCCCGCCATATCGTTTCAAGCAGAGAGAAATCCATCGAAGCGTTAGTGCCAATGGTCAAGTGCCTCTGCCGTTTGttcct agAACAATGCGCCCGCCACCTGAAATGATGCCAAGTAGCCCTGCAGAGTTTGCAGCAAAACTGACCTTAGCTTTGGAAAAGGCTAAAAGAGAAAGAGAAGCGGAAGAAAGGTTACAGGAAAAGTTACAAAGGTTAAAAGAG GAAGAAGACAAACCTGAATATGACCTACCTGCATCCAGCCAGGAGGCTCTTCCAGCTGCTCCTATTGAGGATGACcctcagtccattcttgatgaccaTGTTTCAAGAGTCTTGAAGACACCGGCTAATCTGTCGCCTAGATCACAGTCGCCTTTCAATCAAAGAAAAGCCAAAGTTCAAGGGACGTTTGGCAAAGGTCAAAGCTTAACTTCCTCCCACTTAAGACCGAAGGCTTCTCCAGGAATGGAAATGCCCGTCATACAGAATGGAGAGCAGAGGGGATCTGTTAG TTCCCAGGGAACAAGAAATTACAGAAAGGCAGAAGGATGTGTCCCACCTCATAAAATGGAGGACGGAAACTCTCCTCTTTGTCTGACGACGCCGCTTTCTCCTGAGCAAGAAGTAGAACGCAGCCAGAGTGTCTTGCAGTGGGTTCTAGACAGCGCAAAGATGATGAAAAAACATAATCGAGATACAAACACAAG TATAAGCCACTGCCCGGAAGTGAAGAAAACGAGCCATCGCACCGCATCCCAGCCTGCGCACCTATTCCTGCAGGATACTTCTATGCCTCCACTTACTGCACCAAACACCTTGGATCAGCTGGAAGAAGCTCGTCGGCGACTTGTTGAAGACAAAAGAGTTCCCAAACTTCATAAGAACAG GTGTGTGCAGTCGGCAACTCTTAAAGAAAAAGGCAAAGCTGTAGAGAACGTTTCATCTTCTGGCTTCTCCACTATGAAGTTGTCTGAAGA GCTTAAGTCTGCAAAAAAGATGAATAGTGATCAAGGGCAAGGAGGTTTAGCAATTGTCTACTACTTCTGTGGAGAAAGGATTCCTTACATGATTCGAACAAGGGAACCTAGCTTGACTTTGCAAGAATTTAAAGAGCTTCTCAGTAAGAAAGGAAGTTACAA ATATTACTTCAAAAAGGAGAGTCAAGAGTTTGAATGCAATGCTGTGTTTCAAGAGATATCTGAGGAGGATGCAGTCCTGCCGTTGTATGAAGAGAAGATCATCTGCAAGGTGGAAAGGGCATGCTAA